The Plasmodium yoelii strain 17X genome assembly, chromosome: 4 genome has a window encoding:
- a CDS encoding trafficking protein particle complex subunit 4, putative, with amino-acid sequence MYSLYVNNQHGTLVYQKHFSEEIKLNSNEEIRLASMLHGISTISEKINVNSSLNTKNIFKLLEKKGIETIEGNGFKIQCYDTLTGIKIFAVHKDDLNIELNKYLKRVYELYSDIILKNPFYDIDMPIRSEAFNEHIDNLFSNIN; translated from the exons ATGTATTCTCTTTATGTTAACAACCAACATGGTACTTTAGTTTATCAAAAa cattttagcgaagaaataaaattaaatagtAATGAAGAAATAAGACTTGCTTCTATGTTACATGGTATTTCAACAATTTCTGAAAAGATAAATGTGAATTCATcattaaatacaaaaaatatatttaaattattagaaaaaaaaggtATCGAAACAATTGAAGGGAATGGTTTTAAAATTCAATGTTATGATACTTTAActggaataaaaatatttgcaGTTCACAAAGATGACTTAAATATTGAGttgaataaatatttaaaaagggtatatgaattatatagtgatataatattaaagaaTCCATTTTATGATATTGATATGCCAATACGTTCAGAAGCTTTTAATGAGCATATCGATAAccttttttcaaatataaaCTGA
- a CDS encoding valine--tRNA ligase, putative, protein MRNIFLFVSFILYFLLSVVLSILKNKRSIIKKFVENNYFETTYQRHTPVRLKRPNLVNHQTNQTKQTKQNKQNNQTNQTNQTNQTNQTNQTNQTNQTNQTNQTNQNNQNGKNSLNGNAFFINNKKIQNYSKFFLKSKKIYLLNEKNGKKIELVFNTLPNKYNSLKKNIYEIIYNKKNYIYKNNLSIKYNFFKKHNVLLNFEIIKDITKKYIIETCNYYIDYFIDIYKINNFENIYNNQIVNFIYSYKKYANKKYQEKFNTFHYANSFILVYPPPNLSGQLHAGHYHNFIYQDIILLFNKHILSKYAIPIYGADHGGLSAHEMFWKLFLKRKNVDYISESDYIIEMKRWQNEIKEDILRRLQSINIVINENEFYNTMDENMKNIVSKTFYILYKNKLILNKMYPVYYCSDLKTIIPRQDIEFCENTKEHNDKKYMIKLYLLNKEDINIEPDEATGEATGEATDEAIGIQLENIYIIPKTRNIVKHLENDQKLKLNEDNVIYLELDNKNDIHNLTAILFYSINKDKFENKYAYIPSYKKIFPMIYSKKSYISPSEDSASRNGQEKEGEKEWEKEWEKEWKKVGEKVEKNVEKKERNKNIFVPVFSLERGDTKHVEKNEMSGCAYYKGHKCKLVLSEHWYINYKKLSKIFCENNFNKNFVVLPRKYRTYFFENIINNDWILNRQIPYGHKIPIYKYECNEDSNKQNVSTNKLGANGDDDDVCDPNFEYYVYGNDVKEAYNNMIQSPIFKNKIIKIEKLKKTDVLDSWLSSALYFIHCLDQSKIDIYKLLMEKKYLVDLICTGKDILHSWIVKSFVLFYYLVKNNNIKDILSNKFKNSFKENDYNLAKIIKFHGLLKDNVGKKISKTDKNVKYYDKYLKKLNVDTIRLSFCFMQKEDTEDVIFSENYIKKSEKFLRKLWNIANFIKINCSYNLYNKIKIKFKLNTNEQIYNFLEKLNFPKIGHIGIYTSYCDTIYMSINKLKAYDTFQAINIIHNFIMIFFSKFYINYYLFNYTNEYMKQIGNFLLIYIFKGLLKILYPFIPHITEILYLQIYRKENIEFSKKQINENVFHPLSSNYNFFENENFLLKKRVVNSTDFDVFTKLFNYFCNLKKISKKMSKKNISEKNNFHIYIKNNNLLENSYFYKEVLFFHKLFDMNIFFYSSKKRALPKNNNQDGKEKQTLLYTSKDFDILLVPEL, encoded by the exons atgagaaATATATTCCTATTTGTATcctttatattgtattttcttttaagtgtggttttatctatattaaaaaataaaagaagtatcataaaaaagtttgtagaaaataattattttgaaaCTACTTATCAGAGGCATACACCAGTCAGACTAAAAAGGCCCAATTTAGTAAACCATCAAACTAACCAAACTAAGCAAACTAAGCAAAATAAGCAAAATAACCAAACGAACCAAACGAACCAAACGAACCAAACGAACCAAACGAACCAAACGAACCAAACGAACCAAACGAACCAAACGAACCAAACTAACCAAAATAACcaaaatggaaaaaacaGTTTGAATGGAAATgccttttttattaataacaagaaaatacaaaattacTCAAAATTTTTTCtcaaatcaaaaaaaatatatcttttaaatgagaaaaatggaaaaaagaTCGAACTAGTTTTTAACACTTTgccaaataaatataatagtctaaaaaaaaatatttatgaaattatatataacaaaaaaaattacatatataaaaataatttgtctataaaatataacttttttaaaaaacataatgtacttttaaattttgaaataattaaagatattacaaaaaaatatattatagaaacttgtaattattatatagattattttatagacatatataaaattaataattttgaaaatatatataataatcaaattgttaattttatttattcatataaaaaatatgcaaacaaaaaatatcaagaaaaatttaatacTTTCCACTATGCcaattcatttattttagtTTATCCTCCTCCGAATCTTTCAGGACAGTTACATGCAGGGCATTAtcacaattttatatatcaagatataatacttttatttaataagcATATACTTTCGAAATATGCGATTCCTATATATG GTGCAGACCATGGCGGGCTTAGTGCTCATGAAATGTTTTGGAagctttttttaaaaaggaaaaatgtTGATTACATAAGCGAGTCGGACTATATAATAGAAATGAAAAGATGgcaaaatgaaataaaggAAGATATTCTAAGACGATTGCAAAGCATAAATATTGTAATTAATGAGAACGAATTTTATAACACTATGgatgaaaatatgaaaaatatagttagcaaaacattttatatcttatataaaaataaacttattttaaataaaatgtatccCGTATATTATTGCAGTGATTTGAAAACTATTATCCCACGACAGGATATAGAATTTTGTGAAAATACAAAGGAACACAacgataaaaaatatatgatcaAACTTTATTTACTTAACAAAGAAGACATAAACATTGAACCAGACGAAGCAACTGGCGAAGCAACTGGCGAAGCAACTGACGAAGCAATAGGTATTCaattagaaaatatttatataattccTAAAACCCGAAATATTGTAAAACATTTAGAAAATGACCAAAAATTGAAATTAAACGAAGACAATGTTATTTATTTGGAATTAGATAATAAAAACGATATTCATAATTTAACTGCTATTTTATTCTATTCAATAAATAAAGACAAATTTGAAAACAAATATGCTTATATACCATCATATAAAAAGATCTTTCCAATGATATATTCCAAGAAGAGTTACATCTCTCCAAGCGAAGACTCTGCCTCCCGAAACGGCCAAGAAAAAGAAGGGGAAAAAGAATGGGAAAAAGAATGGGAAAAAGAATGGAAAAAAGTAGGTGAAAAAGTAGAGAAAAACGTAGAGAAAAAAGAGAggaacaaaaatatatttgttccCGTTTTTTCATTGGAAAGGGGCGACACTAAACATGTTGAAAAGAACGAAATGAGCGGGTGTGCCTACTACAAGGGGCACAAGTGCAAACTAGTACTATCAGAACATTggtatattaattataaaaagttaagtaaaatattttgtgaaaataattttaacaaaaattttGTAGTATTGCCTAGAAAATAtagaacatatttttttgaaaatataataaataatgattgGATATTGAATAGACAAATTCCATATGGCCACAAAATTccgatatataaatatgagtGTAATGAAGATTCCAACAAACAAAATGTATCTACTAACAAATTAGGCGCCAATGGTGATGATGACGATGTTTGCGACCCCAATTTTGAGTACTACGTATATGGGAATGATGTGAAAGAGGcctataataatatgatacaaTCTcccatttttaaaaataaaattataaaaatagaaaaattaaagaaaacaGATGTATTAGATAGTTGGTTATCTTCagctttatattttattcattgTTTAGATCAAAGTAAAAtagatatttataaattattaatggaaaaaaaatatttagtaGATTTAATATGTACAGGTAAAGATATATTACATTCATGGATTGTTAAAagttttgttttattttattatttagtaaaaaataataatattaaagatattttatcaaacaagtttaaaaatagttttaaagagaatgattataatttagcaaaaattataaaattccatggattattaaaagataatgtaggaaaaaaaataagcaaaactgataaaaatgtaaaatattatgataaatatttaaaaaaattaaatgttgATACGATACGATtatcattttgttttatgCAAAAAGAGGATACAGAAGATGTTATATTTtcagaaaattatataaaaaaaagtgaaaaattTCTTAGAAAATTATGGAATATAgctaattttataaaaataaattgttcatataatttatataacaaaataaaaattaaatttaaattaaatactaatgaacaaatatacaattttttagaaaaattaaattttccAAAAATAGGTCATATAGGAATATATACTTCATATTGTGATACAATTTATATGtctataaataaattaaaagctTATGATACATTTCAAGctattaatataattcataattttattatgatatttttttcaaagttttatattaattattatttatttaattatactaatgaatatatgaaacaaattggaaattttttattaatttatatttttaagggattacttaaaatattatatccTTTTATTCCACACATTACTGAAATTTTATATCTTCAAATTTACAGAAAAGAAAATATcgaattttcaaaaaaacaaataaatgaaaatgtttTTCATCCATTATCatctaattataatttttttgaaaatgaaaattttttactaaaaaaaagGGTAGTAAATAGTACAGATTTTGATGTATTCACAAAAttgtttaattatttttgcaacttgaaaaaaatatcgaaaaaaatgtcgaaaaaaaatatatcagagaaaaacaattttcatatttacattaaaaataacaatttattggaaaattcttatttttataaagaagttttatttttccacAAACTTTTtgatatgaatatatttttttattctagTAAAAAAAGGGCTTtaccaaaaaataataatcaagatggaaaagaaaaacaaaCATTGTTATATACCAGCAAAGATTTTGATATCTTACTTGTACCTGAATTATGA
- a CDS encoding phosphatidylinositol 3- and 4-kinase, putative, whose product MGSNSIAISQQMYFSTHNALRINEENDVISTLFYEINGHRHISLLIFPFYDVQMLKRLLIKKLDLPDIKVNDILIFYKGIKLPNYRIISTYLDNSNRVDNVKKKKKKKVNKLYWAIKDPNPNASIRVIDNKSYPPFFENILNDIKLAFKKNIAPKLTMDGTGGTYLLFNSKKKVCSVFKPADEEAFSPFNPRGYEGKIYQEGFRAGVLSGEGASREIAAYILDNTYNNFSNVPCTIMVEACNPHFNNKSNLKYIYNENTLKWKCGSLQEFIDSRESVGNYDHKQFSIRDVHKIGILDIRVMNLDRNDGNILVSPIKSLKDCCNQFLYRNNKRFSTNDEDILKRIITIDQKPSRYSLIPIDHGLIMPHIMDVAEIDLVWFGWPQTKIPFDNEVLEVIFSFDPDKDADKIRNKLLIREDCIRTMRVCTRLLQIGAWMHLNLHEIAKISTRKNIDEESILERLVRDSIIQAYQMMDYTSLMSTNRLGYILDLAEIKINKKKKNSKNKTIELIDSNKTKDENSNDIKKNTISQKEEENYETNNNTTYAKSKSLDIKKIENSFTIVSFKDIRDNKSSSSFTLVNNNTNQNGNNSYDDKLETYNINMNDQKGGECNSTYKTLIQHRSGSKESGNKFIHTKINNISNREHARGYYSLSKDNNIEVRNDNIEVRNDNIEVRNDNIEVRNDNIEMRNDSINDQNKEKNISETNSFSNKSEYTFVTATSNSKKDDNINKSSNDVEQNSDGSKNLGGSSENFVGNVDEENGAKVEKKMKKKKKKKKKKIKSDEKVESYQSDKKESSFNISDDNDQNVENVENSNNSKNERNVENEKNEKNTIEHNQQNLNSYQDKEEEEEEEEEEEEEEEEEEEEEEEDDENYVRFKKTTGTMKRISENTGTAYRNIEMNKINSVWMIKDKNNKTINVKWENKIFEKLFFETFENYVKKYINDYHPNWREYQYNGSKVVNTKHSYLSSVKQ is encoded by the exons ATGGGCAGCAATAGCATAGCTATATCACAGCAAATGTATTTTAGCACACATAATGCTTTACGGATAAATGAGGAAAATGATGTGATAAGTACTTTGttttatgaaataaatgGGCACCGACATATAagtttattaatatttcctttttatgATGTACAAATGTTAAAAAGATTGCTTATAAAAAAACTCGATTTGCCAGATATAAAAGTAaatgatatattaatattttataaaggAATTAAATTACCAAACTATAGAATAATAAGCACTTATTTAGATAATAGTAATAGAGTAgataatgtaaaaaaaaaaaaaaaaaaaaaagtaaataaattatattggGCTATAAAAGATCCTAATCCTAATGCATCTATAAGAGTCATAGATAATAAAAGTTATCCTccattttttgaaaatattctaaatgatattaaattagcatttaaaaaaaatatagctcCAAAATTAACAATGGACGGAACAGGAggtacatatttattatttaacagtaaaaaaaaagtctGTTCTGTTTTTAAGCCAGCCGATGAAGAAGCATTTTCCCCATTTAATCCAAGAGGCTATGaaggaaaaatatatcaagAGGGTTTTAGAGCCGGGGTTTTATCAGGTGAAGGAGCAAGTAGAGAAATAGCAGCTTATATACTtgataatacatataataattttagcAATGTTCCATGTACAATTATGGTAGAAGCTTGCAATCCTCactttaataataaaagcaatcttaaatatatatataacgaaaatactttaaaatgGAAATGTGGTTCCTTACAAGAATTTATTGATTCAAGAGAAAGTGTTGGAAATTATGATCATAAACAATTTAGTATTAGAGATGTTCATAAAATTGGGATTTTAGATATACGAGTAATGAATTTAGATCGAAATGATGGAAATATATTAGTATCTCCAATAAAAAGTTTGAAAGATTGTTGCAACCAATTTCTttatagaaataataaaCGTTTTAGCACAAATGATGAGGATATTCTCAAAcgaataataacaatagatcAAAAGCCATCGAG GTATAGTTTAATTCCAATCGACCATGGGCTGATAATGCCACATATCATGGATGTTGCAGAAATTGATTTAGTATGGTTTGGTTGGCCTCAAACAAAG ATTCCATTTGATAATGAAGTGCTTGAGGTAATTTTTTCATTCGACCCTGATAAAGATGCTGATAAAATAAgaaacaaattattaatCAGAGAAGATTGTATACGAACTATGCGAGTATGTACACGTCTACTTCAAATTGGAGCTTGGATGCATCTAAATTTGCACGAAATTGCAAAAATAAGTACcagaaaaaatatagacgAAGAATCTATACTCGAACGTTTGGTTCGTGACTCAATCATTCAG GCATATCAAATGATGGACTACACTTCTTTAATGAGCACTAACAGATTAGGATATATTTTAGATTTGgctgaaataaaaataaataaaaaaaaaaaaaatagtaaaaataaaacaatcgAACTAATAGATAGTAATAAAACAAAGGATGAAAATTCAAAtgacattaaaaaaaatacaatttctcaaaaagaagaagaaaattatgaaacaaataataataccaCTTATGCTAAAAGTAAATCtttagatataaaaaaaatcgaaaattCATTTACAATTGTTAGTTTTAAAGATATAAGAGACAATAAATCTTCCTCCAGTTTTACTCtagtaaataataatactaatcAAAATGGAAACAATTCTTATGATGATAAACTAGAAacatataacataaatatgaATGACCAAAAGGGGGGGGAGTGTAATAGTACATATAAAACGTTAATACAGCATCGAAGCGGTAGCAAGGAGAGTGGCAACAAATTTATACATACCAAAATTAACAATATATCAAATAGAGAGCATGCAAGAGGATACTATTCGTTGTCTAAAGATAATAACATAGAAGTACGAAATGATAACATAGAAGTACGAAATGATAACATAGAAGTGCGAAATGATAACATAGAAGTGCGAAATGATAACATAGAAATGCGAAATGATAGCATAAATGATCagaataaagaaaaaaatatatccgAAACAAACTCTTTTAGTAATAAAAGCGAATATACATTTGTAACTGCAACTTCTAATTCGAAAAAagatgataatattaataaaagttCTAATGATGTAGAACAAAATAGTGATGGGAGTAAAAATTTGGGAGGATCGAGTGAAAATTTTGTAGGAAATGTGGATGAAGAAAATGGTGCTAAAGttgagaaaaaaatgaaaaaaaaaaaaaaaaaaaaaaaaaaaaaaataaaaagtgatGAAAAAGTGGAAAGTTATCAATCTGATAAAAAGGAAAGCTCATTTAACATTAGTGACGATAATGACCAAAATGTAGAAAATGTagaaaattcaaataattcaaaaaatgaacgaaatgtagaaaatgaaaaaaatgaaaaaaatacaatcgAACACAATCAACAAAACTTAAATTCTTATCAAGATAAGGAAGAAGAAGaggaagaagaagaagaggAGGAAGAAGAGGAGGAAGAAGAGGAGGAAGAGGAGGAAGAAGATGATGAAAATTATGTacgttttaaaaaaacaacaGGTACAATGAAAAGAATAAGTGAAAATACAGGAACAGCTTATCGAAATATtgaaatgaataaaataaattcagTTTGGATGattaaagataaaaataataaaactataaatgttaaatgggaaaataaaatttttgaaaaacttttttttgaaacgtttgaaaattatgtaaaaaaatatataaacgaTTATCATCCAAATTGGAGAGAATACCAATATAACGGATCAAAAGTTGTTAATACAAAACATTCATACTTAAGCAGTGTTAAGCAGTGA